In Salinarimonas sp., a genomic segment contains:
- a CDS encoding alpha-amylase family glycosyl hydrolase, with the protein MTDTQTRNPDGAPWWASAVIYQIYLRSFRDTNGDGVGDLNGVTEKLDYIAALGVDALWLSPFYKSPMQDFGYDICDFRAVDPTFGTIEDFDRLVLGARERGLRTIVDFTPCHTSKQHPWFRESRSSRDNPKADWYVWADARRDGAPPTNWLSSFGGSAWEWEPRRSQYRYHAFLECQPNLNLHDPEVVDAVLGEMAFWLDRGVDGIRLDAVQCLLSDPDLRDNPPIASTGPSILVGGGPNNPFRQQEHYFDRGLPGSMALFERMRALTDRYGADRFLLGEASDVDSIPFCAEATAPGRLHAAYHFDLINSDLDVGVLRRQIRATAERPNAAIMTVAGNQDSTRLMSNWGLRPTEQGYGRAFAALMCAIMATQKGGALVFQGEELGLTEADIGYDDLRDPWGLHLYPDFKGRDGCRTPMPWEADAPHGGFGDAQPWLPLAEAHRPLAVDRQEADPDSVLNAYRRILAWRRGEPALRGGTQRLIEDAPAPLLAYVREANGARLLCAFNLSDAPFTWRLPEDDREGWAVVDGPGFGGEIREGGVLALGAYDGVVARGARGVWRELRDPGLTTSSAMGDHT; encoded by the coding sequence ATGACCGATACGCAGACGCGAAACCCCGACGGCGCCCCCTGGTGGGCGAGCGCCGTGATCTACCAGATCTACCTGCGCAGCTTCCGCGACACGAACGGCGACGGGGTCGGCGACCTGAACGGCGTGACCGAGAAGCTCGACTACATCGCCGCGCTCGGCGTCGACGCACTCTGGCTGTCGCCGTTCTACAAGTCGCCGATGCAGGATTTCGGCTACGACATCTGCGACTTCCGTGCGGTCGACCCCACGTTCGGCACGATCGAGGATTTCGACCGGCTCGTGCTCGGCGCCCGCGAGCGCGGCCTGCGCACCATCGTCGACTTCACCCCCTGCCACACCTCGAAGCAGCACCCCTGGTTCCGCGAGAGCCGCTCCTCCCGCGACAACCCGAAGGCGGACTGGTACGTCTGGGCCGACGCCCGGCGCGACGGGGCGCCGCCGACGAACTGGCTCTCCTCCTTCGGCGGCAGCGCCTGGGAATGGGAGCCGCGGCGCAGCCAGTACCGCTACCACGCCTTCCTCGAATGCCAGCCGAACCTCAACCTCCACGACCCCGAGGTCGTCGACGCCGTGCTCGGCGAGATGGCGTTCTGGCTCGACCGCGGCGTCGACGGTATCCGCCTCGACGCGGTGCAGTGCCTGCTCAGCGACCCGGACCTGCGCGACAACCCGCCCATCGCCTCGACCGGCCCCTCCATCCTCGTCGGTGGCGGGCCGAACAACCCCTTCCGCCAGCAGGAGCACTATTTCGACCGCGGCCTGCCGGGCTCGATGGCTCTGTTCGAGCGCATGCGCGCGCTGACGGACCGCTACGGCGCCGACCGCTTCCTGCTCGGCGAGGCCTCCGACGTCGATTCGATCCCCTTCTGCGCCGAGGCGACGGCGCCCGGGCGGCTGCACGCGGCCTATCATTTCGACCTGATCAATTCCGATCTCGACGTCGGCGTCCTGCGCCGGCAGATCCGCGCCACCGCGGAGCGCCCGAACGCCGCGATCATGACGGTGGCCGGCAACCAGGATTCGACGAGGCTCATGAGCAATTGGGGCCTGCGCCCGACCGAGCAGGGCTACGGCCGCGCCTTCGCCGCGCTGATGTGCGCGATCATGGCGACGCAGAAGGGCGGGGCGCTCGTCTTCCAGGGCGAGGAGCTCGGCCTGACCGAGGCCGACATCGGGTACGACGACCTGCGCGACCCCTGGGGCCTGCACCTCTACCCGGACTTCAAGGGCCGCGACGGCTGCCGCACGCCCATGCCCTGGGAGGCCGACGCGCCCCATGGCGGCTTCGGCGACGCGCAGCCCTGGCTCCCCCTCGCCGAGGCCCACCGCCCGCTCGCCGTCGACCGCCAGGAGGCCGACCCCGACAGCGTGCTGAACGCCTACCGCCGCATCCTCGCCTGGCGCCGCGGCGAGCCGGCCCTGCGCGGCGGCACGCAGCGCCTGATCGAGGACGCCCCCGCGCCCCTCCTCGCCTATGTCCGCGAGGCGAACGGCGCCCGCCTGCTCTGCGCCTTCAACCTCTCCGACGCGCCCTTCACCTGGCGCCTGCCGGAGGACGACCGCGAGGGGTGGGCGGTGGTGGACGGGCCCGGGTTCGGCGGGGAGATCCGCGAGGGCGGGGTGCTGGCGCTGGGGGCGTACGACGGGGTGGTGGCGCGGGGGGCTCGAGGCGTGTGGCGGGAGCTGCGCGATCCGGGGTTGACAACCTCCAGCGCAATGGGAGATCATACTTAA
- a CDS encoding site-specific integrase — protein MKQAKTLTKAELRRVVDVTKACSRYPQRDTTMLLLTHWCGMRVGEVAALRVSDVVDVNGDVRAEITLAVQQTKGNAARVVFVPDRMRRQLQCYLQSAEKPVHSPFLFQTQKTQRFSANTATQHLQRLYQRAGIVGATSHSGRRTFITELAAKGVGVRVLAALAGHRNIQTTQRYIDVNDEMMRNAVELL, from the coding sequence ATGAAGCAGGCGAAGACACTCACCAAAGCCGAACTGAGGCGCGTCGTAGACGTCACAAAAGCGTGCAGTCGCTATCCGCAACGAGATACAACTATGCTGCTGCTGACGCACTGGTGCGGCATGCGCGTTGGGGAAGTGGCGGCGCTTCGTGTGTCGGACGTGGTTGACGTCAACGGCGACGTGAGGGCTGAAATCACGCTTGCGGTGCAGCAGACGAAGGGCAACGCTGCTCGCGTCGTGTTCGTACCGGATCGAATGCGCCGGCAGCTGCAATGCTACCTGCAAAGCGCAGAGAAGCCCGTACACAGCCCTTTCCTGTTCCAAACGCAAAAAACTCAGCGCTTCTCCGCCAACACGGCTACACAGCATCTGCAGCGCTTGTATCAGCGGGCAGGTATCGTTGGCGCTACCTCGCACAGCGGCAGGCGGACGTTTATCACCGAGCTTGCTGCAAAGGGCGTTGGAGTGCGCGTGCTGGCAGCGCTGGCAGGGCATCGCAACATTCAAACGACTCAGCGCTATATCGACGTGAACGATGAGATGATGCGCAACGCGGTTGAGCTGCTGTAA
- a CDS encoding DUF6641 family protein, with translation MAGFKDLKLVAYERPNNGDPIHKRRRKLLDQLAEQMRLAEDAGYQPTADKWVEGEGGVRQRVQVPKRVKRWWGKDARGNTVLTIRYGSKPMELAKGKHAIMLTGEADVVPTLQAIVAAVETGEMDAAIEAAANAPKLKRKAS, from the coding sequence ATGGCTGGATTTAAGGACCTCAAACTTGTTGCGTATGAGCGCCCCAATAATGGTGATCCCATCCACAAGCGCCGGCGCAAGCTGCTCGATCAGTTGGCTGAGCAGATGCGTCTGGCGGAAGATGCGGGTTATCAACCCACCGCCGACAAGTGGGTGGAAGGCGAAGGTGGGGTGCGCCAGCGCGTTCAGGTGCCCAAGCGGGTGAAGCGTTGGTGGGGGAAGGACGCGCGCGGCAACACGGTCCTAACGATCCGCTACGGCAGCAAGCCGATGGAACTTGCGAAGGGCAAACACGCGATCATGTTGACGGGCGAGGCAGACGTGGTTCCCACTCTGCAAGCGATCGTCGCTGCCGTTGAGACGGGTGAGATGGATGCAGCCATCGAAGCAGCTGCAAATGCACCGAAGCTGAAACGGAAGGCGTCGTAG
- a CDS encoding DUF4149 domain-containing protein — MLATLALLTLALLFGGMVLYSFGFAAFLFTALPPETAGPTIRKAFPLFYLFVIATAAVAALLLWPLDPLAAALMAVVAATTVPTRQVLMPAINAATDSGAKARFARLHGLSVAVTLAHIAAAGYALTRLA, encoded by the coding sequence ATGCTCGCGACCCTCGCTCTCCTCACCCTCGCGCTCCTGTTCGGAGGCATGGTTCTGTATTCCTTCGGCTTCGCCGCCTTCCTGTTCACGGCCCTGCCGCCGGAGACGGCCGGCCCCACGATCCGAAAGGCCTTCCCGCTTTTCTATCTCTTCGTGATCGCCACCGCCGCCGTCGCGGCGCTGCTGCTGTGGCCGCTCGATCCCCTCGCGGCGGCCTTGATGGCCGTCGTCGCGGCCACGACGGTCCCGACCCGGCAGGTGCTGATGCCCGCCATCAACGCCGCGACCGACAGCGGCGCGAAGGCCCGGTTCGCCCGGCTGCACGGGCTCTCGGTAGCCGTCACCCTCGCGCACATCGCCGCCGCGGGATACGCGCTGACCCGGCTCGCCTGA
- a CDS encoding PilZ domain-containing protein — MSWLDDDRTPNLDQRREIRRKIRILCIAYDPRSRLKIPVQLCDLSHRGALIRCDDVTEIPDEFILLIRGSEAMRRYCVVARRSGRDLGVTFRYR; from the coding sequence ATGTCCTGGCTAGACGATGATCGCACCCCGAACCTGGACCAGCGCCGTGAGATCCGGCGCAAGATCCGCATCCTGTGCATCGCCTACGATCCACGGTCCCGGCTCAAGATACCGGTCCAGCTCTGCGACCTGTCGCACCGGGGTGCGCTGATCCGATGTGATGACGTGACCGAAATTCCAGACGAGTTCATCCTCCTCATTCGCGGCAGCGAAGCGATGCGGCGCTACTGCGTCGTGGCGAGGCGCTCGGGCAGGGATCTCGGTGTGACGTTTCGTTACCGGTGA
- a CDS encoding EAL domain-containing protein, with product MSKFITQDEASRLEALRACALLDTAPEGEFDAICRTAQTAFSAPVALVSLVDETRVWFKARCGIEPVEMSRSAAFRSRAILGGDILVVEDARCDPRFARTELSSGPYRFYAGAPLELEPGVRIGTLSILDFEPRTIAIPEQELLAGLAAVTVGLVRLHISRRQLEAELSDRQLRETRSRRQERAMAAMADELRARKARLRTTLEHMDQGLLMIDAEGVIQVSNARAAALLGVPGEFLAQRPSVADLRDWQVASGEFVGDTQPILETVVTGGLDGEERRYERRRVNGAVIEVRSRPLPGGGAVRTITDITDRRSSERALKESEKRLRQTEQRLAAALEATGDGVWDLDLRTGEGWVSDEWLRMLDLARGDASGGLAGWIAMVHPDDREQVLRALNAHLEGASAGYVCEYRIKARDRWLWILDRGRVVARDESGRALRAIGTHTDISARKEAEEELRLVGDRLQLALDAAGIGLLDHDVGSGALWKSESWYRMLGLDRDAFGPDLASWVSLVHPDDLALVRQRYDSHVRGETDLLEIEYRARHGDGRWVWVSTRARCVEHDSETGAARRIIGVQADISARKEAEQRAEHMARHDPLTELGNRRLLEERLGAALRAADPVAVLSLDLDRFKLVNDTLGHHTGDLLLEQIANRLRSAVRSGDTVARIGGDEFAIVQVGAPQPDGAQALAERVIAVLSAPLLVGDHDVTVGTSIGIALAPTDADDARTLLSKADLALYRAKTQERNAFRFYEPAMDKCVEERNRLEVDLRRALDRNELELHYQPIACSRTGETRGYEALIRWRHPTQGLVSPALFIPIAEQTGGINTIGAWLLREACSQAAGWPQAIHLAVNVSPVQLGSRNFVTAVVAALSSSGLEPSRLELEITETALIGDTDATSQVLEQLRALGLRIALDDFGTGYSSLSHLHRFTFDKIKIDRSFIDRIGDENTAAIVRAVVDLGRRWRCEITAEGVETPAQLEAVRAAGCSQVQGFLIGRPEPADRVLARLGAQGGLVA from the coding sequence ATGTCCAAGTTCATCACGCAGGACGAGGCGAGCCGTCTCGAAGCACTGCGGGCCTGCGCCCTGCTCGACACGGCGCCCGAAGGCGAATTCGACGCGATCTGCCGTACGGCTCAGACGGCGTTCTCAGCCCCGGTCGCCCTCGTATCGCTCGTCGACGAGACGCGCGTCTGGTTCAAGGCGCGGTGTGGCATCGAGCCGGTCGAAATGTCACGCTCCGCGGCGTTTCGCAGCCGGGCGATCCTCGGTGGCGATATCCTGGTGGTCGAGGACGCGAGGTGCGATCCGCGATTCGCGAGGACCGAGCTGAGCTCCGGCCCGTACCGCTTCTATGCAGGTGCACCGCTGGAGCTGGAGCCGGGCGTCCGGATCGGCACGCTCTCCATCCTGGACTTCGAGCCGCGTACGATCGCCATCCCCGAGCAGGAGCTTCTCGCGGGACTGGCTGCCGTCACGGTCGGGCTCGTACGCCTCCACATCTCTCGGCGCCAGCTGGAGGCCGAGCTTTCGGATCGGCAGCTTCGCGAAACCCGGAGCCGACGCCAGGAACGCGCCATGGCCGCGATGGCGGATGAGCTTCGCGCCCGCAAGGCTCGTCTGCGGACGACGCTCGAGCACATGGACCAGGGACTGCTCATGATCGACGCAGAGGGCGTGATCCAGGTGAGCAACGCGAGAGCCGCCGCGCTCCTCGGAGTTCCCGGTGAATTCCTCGCCCAGCGTCCGTCCGTGGCAGATCTCCGGGACTGGCAGGTCGCATCGGGAGAATTCGTCGGCGACACGCAGCCGATCCTCGAGACGGTCGTCACCGGCGGCCTGGACGGGGAGGAGCGGAGATACGAGCGCAGACGGGTCAACGGGGCCGTCATCGAGGTGAGGAGCAGGCCGCTGCCGGGCGGCGGCGCTGTCCGAACGATCACCGACATCACGGATCGTCGCAGCTCGGAACGGGCTCTGAAAGAAAGCGAGAAGAGGTTGCGCCAGACCGAGCAACGGCTCGCCGCGGCTCTGGAAGCGACCGGAGACGGAGTCTGGGATCTCGACCTGCGAACGGGCGAAGGTTGGGTGAGCGACGAATGGCTCAGGATGCTCGACCTCGCGCGAGGCGACGCCTCCGGCGGACTGGCGGGTTGGATCGCGATGGTTCATCCCGACGATCGCGAGCAGGTGCTGCGTGCGCTGAACGCCCACCTCGAAGGTGCCTCTGCAGGCTACGTCTGCGAGTATCGCATCAAGGCTCGAGACCGTTGGCTTTGGATCCTGGATCGAGGCAGGGTCGTCGCCAGGGACGAGAGCGGGCGTGCTCTTCGCGCCATAGGCACACACACGGACATTTCCGCCCGCAAGGAAGCCGAGGAGGAGCTTCGGCTGGTCGGCGATCGGCTTCAGCTCGCGCTGGATGCGGCAGGCATCGGCCTGCTCGACCACGACGTGGGCTCCGGGGCGCTGTGGAAGAGCGAGAGCTGGTATCGAATGCTCGGTCTCGATCGAGACGCTTTCGGCCCGGACCTCGCATCCTGGGTTTCCCTCGTCCACCCCGATGATCTGGCGCTCGTGCGTCAGCGCTACGACTCTCATGTGCGCGGCGAAACGGATCTGCTCGAGATCGAGTATCGCGCGAGGCACGGAGATGGCCGCTGGGTTTGGGTGAGCACCCGCGCGCGCTGCGTCGAACACGATTCCGAGACTGGAGCGGCGCGGCGCATCATCGGGGTCCAGGCCGACATCTCGGCCCGGAAGGAGGCTGAGCAGCGAGCCGAGCACATGGCGCGGCACGATCCGCTGACCGAGCTCGGCAATCGGCGCCTTCTCGAGGAGCGCCTCGGCGCGGCGCTGCGAGCAGCCGATCCGGTGGCTGTTCTGTCGCTCGATCTCGACCGCTTCAAGCTCGTCAACGACACGCTCGGCCACCACACGGGAGACCTGCTGCTCGAGCAAATCGCGAACCGGCTGCGAAGCGCAGTTCGCTCTGGAGATACGGTCGCGCGCATCGGCGGCGACGAGTTCGCGATCGTCCAGGTCGGGGCGCCGCAGCCCGACGGGGCGCAGGCGCTTGCCGAACGGGTGATCGCGGTGCTGAGCGCCCCTTTGCTCGTCGGGGATCACGACGTGACGGTCGGCACCAGCATCGGGATCGCTCTCGCTCCGACGGATGCGGACGACGCCAGAACTCTGTTGTCCAAGGCCGATCTCGCTCTCTACCGAGCGAAGACGCAGGAGCGAAACGCGTTTCGCTTCTACGAGCCGGCCATGGACAAGTGCGTCGAGGAACGCAATCGTCTGGAGGTGGACCTGCGACGGGCGCTCGATCGAAACGAGCTCGAGCTCCACTACCAGCCGATCGCCTGTTCGCGCACCGGCGAAACACGCGGGTACGAGGCATTGATACGCTGGCGTCATCCGACGCAGGGCCTCGTCTCTCCCGCCCTGTTCATCCCGATTGCAGAGCAGACCGGGGGGATCAACACCATCGGCGCATGGCTGCTGCGCGAGGCCTGTTCGCAGGCTGCGGGGTGGCCGCAAGCCATTCACCTGGCCGTCAACGTGTCGCCGGTCCAGCTCGGTAGCCGGAATTTCGTGACCGCGGTCGTCGCTGCGCTGTCGAGCAGCGGCCTCGAGCCGAGCCGATTGGAGCTCGAGATCACCGAGACGGCTCTGATCGGCGACACCGACGCGACGTCTCAGGTGCTCGAGCAGCTGCGTGCACTCGGCCTCAGGATCGCTCTGGACGATTTCGGAACCGGCTACTCGTCGCTCAGCCACCTGCATCGCTTCACCTTCGACAAGATCAAGATCGATCGCAGCTTCATCGACCGGATCGGCGACGAGAACACCGCAGCCATCGTCCGTGCCGTCGTGGATCTCGGACGCCGTTGGCGTTGCGAGATCACGGCCGAGGGCGTCGAGACACCGGCGCAGCTCGAGGCGGTACGCGCTGCTGGCTGCTCGCAGGTCCAAGGGTTCTTGATCGGACGGCCCGAGCCCGCCGACAGAGTTCTTGCACGACTTGGCGCACAGGGGGGGCTCGTGGCTTGA
- a CDS encoding DUF6626 family protein — translation METLVAHNLVSSEREFSRDWLGRSESYMRGLRFHNKQPSVSSIAVCASKLQHYGERLAQTGMHEELSKRFIQLSEACHRYINAESTASWLMMKPGQATD, via the coding sequence ATGGAGACACTCGTCGCTCACAACCTCGTAAGCAGCGAACGTGAGTTCAGCAGGGACTGGCTTGGTAGAAGTGAGAGCTACATGCGCGGCTTGCGTTTTCACAACAAGCAGCCAAGCGTCAGCAGCATCGCTGTTTGTGCCAGCAAGCTACAGCACTATGGTGAGCGTTTGGCGCAGACGGGCATGCATGAAGAGCTATCCAAACGCTTTATCCAACTAAGCGAAGCATGCCACCGCTACATCAATGCGGAGAGCACTGCAAGCTGGCTTATGATGAAACCGGGTCAAGCTACAGATTGA